From Trichomycterus rosablanca isolate fTriRos1 chromosome 27, fTriRos1.hap1, whole genome shotgun sequence, a single genomic window includes:
- the tmem276b gene encoding transmembrane protein 178B, whose amino-acid sequence MAAAAKLLTGAGLMLALGSLCLLAMAICTDYWYETDARRHRERCKSYASNRNDPGYISISNRNLPLKMPPMMPQKSEALARDRRHLAPVPAAMESHCSRRFNSTVSGLWRKCHREGFDLETDKLIYKGLIQRCTAVTYHYTSSVLPQNLPVNITKTIRQDEWHALHLRRMTAGFVGMAVSIILFGWIIGVLGCIQQHDLMQYVAGLLFLMGGTCCIISLCTCVAGINFELSRFPRYLYGLPEDISHGYGWSMFCAWGGLGLTLLAGFLCTLAPSLSGPLTRTTVHKPRNENGTV is encoded by the exons ATGGCGGCCGCAGCCAAGCTGCTGACCGGTGCGGGCCTGATGCTGGCTCTCGGATCCCTGTGCCTGCTCGCCATGGCTATCTGCACCGACTACTGGTACGAGACGGACGCGCGGCGGCACCGGGAGCGCTGCAAGAGCTACGCGAGCAACCGCAACGACCCGGGTTACATCTCCATCTCTAACCGTAACCTGCCCCTCAAGATGCCACCGATGATGCCCCAGAAAAGCGAAGCTCTGGCCCGCGACAGGAGGCACCTGGCCCCGGTGCCGGCCGCTATGGAGTCGCATTGCAGCCGTCGCTTTAACTCCACGGTGTCGGGTCTGTGGAGGAAGTGCCACCGGGAGGGATTCGACCTGGAGACCGATAAGCTCATCTACAAAG GTCTTATTCAGAGATGCACGGCTGTGACGTACCACTACACCTCCTCCGTTCTGCCCCAAAACCTGCCAGTCAACATCACCAAAACCATCCGTCAGGACGAGTGGCACGCCCTGC ATCTGAGAAGAATGACAGCAGGCTTTGTTGGAATGGCCGTCTCCATCATCCTGTTCGGGTGGATCATCGGGGTGCTGGGCTGCATCCAGCAGCATGATCTCATGCAGTATGTAGCTGGACTGCTCTTCCTCATGGGAG GAACCTGCTGTATCATCTCTCTGTGCACATGTGTGGCGGGCATCAACTTTGAGCTCTCACGGTTCCCTCGTTACCTGTACGGCCTTCCCGAGGACATCAGCCACGGCTACGGATGGTCCATGTTCTGTGCCTGGGGGGGTTTGGGCCTCACGTTGCTGGCCGGGTTCCTGTGCACCCTGGCACCGTCCCTGAGCGGCCCTTTAACACGCACTACTGTCCACAAACCTAGGAACGAGAACGGCACTGTGTGA
- the gas2b gene encoding growth arrest-specific protein 2: MNGPFSVRRERVPDPSRLHQYNEWLACRHETSLLPMKEDLALWLNNILGVTITAENFMEQLETGVVLCQLAEELQERMILASNDEPFVRRVIHYRANAAPGSFFARDNAANFLYWCRKIGVGQSHLFESDDLVLRRHPKEVCLCLMQLGRIASKYGVDPPGLVKLEREIEKEENDSLSPSSSSPPDSSPPQSPFTSSPPLDPSPFSLPSSTALSDDSAFSLSPTSTPVPEHEPEPEPEADPEPEPESEPEPEPEPEPELEPEPEPEPELKPKPEPAPEPEPALHSSTSPVKSPTASLRLMSKSNGKKSQDSLLDYLVKQTSEDPPCRCAVKFCIEKQPKGRYRMGDKVLYVRMLNDKHVMVRIGGGWETLATYLLKHDPCRAPLLKPCKSNSRSPITKQTSGDSYMTVGTSSRLKKQISHP, encoded by the exons ATGAATGGGCCATTTTCTGTGAGGCGGGAGCGCGTGCCTGACCCTTCACGCTTGCATCAGTATAATGAGTGGCTGGCTTGCAGACATGAAACCAGTCTGCTTCCGATGAAGGAAGATCTTGCTCTCTGGCTCAATAACATCCTGG gAGTGACCATAACTGCGGAGAACTTCATGGAGCAACTAGAGACTGGAGTCGTGCTCTGCCAGCTGGCTGAGGAGTTGCAGGAGAGGATGATTCTGGCCAGCAATGACGAG CCCTTTGTCCGGCGTGTAATTCACTATAGAGCCAACGCCGCCCCTGGTTCTTTTTTTGCTCGGGATAACGCAGCCAACTTCCTGTACTGGTGCCGTAAAATCGGGGTGGGCCAGTCACATCTATTTGAGTCAGATGATCTGG TTCTTCGCAGACATCCTAAAGAGGTGTGCCTGTGCCTCATGCAGCTTGGGAGAATTGCATCCAA GTATGGAGTAGATCCACCAGGACTGGTTAAACTGGAGAGGGAGATTGAGAAAGAAGAAAATGATTCATTATCAccatcctcatcatcacccccTGATTCATCACCACCTCAGTCTCCCTTCACATCATCACCTCCTCTAGATCCAAGCCCATTCTCTCTTCCAAGCTCAACTGCTCTTTCAGATGATAGTGCCTTTTCTTTATCCCCCACGTCTACCCCAGTCCCTGAACATGAGCCTGAACCGGAACCTGAGGCTGATCCCGAACCTGAGCCAGAGTCTGAACCTGAACCGGAACCTGAG CCCGAGCCTGAACTTGAGCCTGAACCTGAGCCCGAGCCTGAGCTCAAGCCCAAGCCAGAACCTGCACCTGAGCCTGAACCAGCATTACATAGTTCAACATCACCTGTTAAATCTCCGACAGCCAGTTTACGCCTTATGAGTAAATCTAATGGGAAAAAGAGCCAAGACAGCCTACTGGATTACCTA GTGAAACAGACCTCAGAAGACCCACCGTGCAGATGTGCAGTAAAGTTCTGCATCGAGAAACAGCCCAAAGGCCGCTACCGTATGGGGGACAAAGTGCTTTATGTCAGG ATGCTGAATGATAAGCATGTCATGGTGCGAATCGGCGGAGGCTGGGAAACACTCGCGACCTACCTGCTGAAGCACGACCCATGCAGAGCGCCTCTGCTTAAACCCTGCAAGTCCAACAGCAGGTCACCCATCACCAAACAGACCTCAGGAGACAGTTACATGACTGTAGGAACTTCATCGCGTCTCAAAAAGCAAATCTCACACCCTTGA